TATATGGATAAAATGTAAGCTTCCAGTGATGATCTTCCAGTTACAAAAATGACTTTATAGCCTAATTTTACTAGATACCGAAGTTTGGCTAATGCATCAAGATTTAAAGCTCCATTCCCGTTTATTGTTAGTGTTCCATCAATATCAATGGCAAAGAATTTTATGGACCTCAAATGAATTCAAGCTAATAGCAAGCTTACATAAAAATCTAGATTTAGTAATACATATATTGAATATACCATGACAGTTAGTAGAATAGTTTGAGCTTAGAAGTCGTTTTGCTAGAAGATAATAATAATATATTATTAAAAAGACGTGAGATTAAGTCACTAATAAGAAATGCCACCGGATCAATTCCGAGGGATGAAGCCGCAAATTTAATAGCAGGAAAGATCGGTGTGAATAAGAAGAATCTATTGCCAATTTCATTAAAAAGTGAATTTGGTAACCCTGATGTGTTAGCTTTGATGTATTATTATGAGGATATAGAAGAAGCAAAAAAACAGTTACCTCGTTATCGAATCCTCAGAACAATGACAAAAGATGAAAGAAAAAAAATAATAGATGAGGAGAAGTCAGTTAAATTAAAAGCTAAACAGGCAGCAGCAGCAGCAGCAAAATCTAAAAAGAAGTAATTTGTTAACTCAATAGAGAGAGAAGATTACAATGAGTAAAGAGAAAAAAGGAGGAGAAGGTGTGTCAAAATTTTATCAAGTTACTGACAGCAAAGTTGAGAGAATGAGAAGAGAGTGCCCCAGGTGTGGAAGAGGGGTTTTCATGGCTGCTCATAAAGATAGACTAACATGTGGAAAATGTAGCTATACTGAATTTCAAAAAGAACAAACTAAGAAATCGAAGCAATAATGCGTTAATCATACAAATTTCGAGATTTCATTTTTTAAGGAATCATCCACTACAGTGTTGGCCAAAGCAGAAAATGGAAGTTTTATGAAATTATCTCCAATCATGATTTTCTGTATAGGTAGTTTTTTCTTAATCCAAAAAGATTCGGCTTTTTTGTCCAAATTTGAATCATTGAACCCATTTACAAACTTCTTATTAACCACATTCTGAAGATAAATATCCCTTCTGAACACTTTAGTAAGATCAAGAGTTCTTTCATTATCAGAAAACGAATTTTCATAAAGTGTATCCGAAATATTATCTGATGTTACCTCTAGATTTATTATGTTTTTCAATATATTCAAATAGTGTAAAAATTCATGCGCAAGCACAGCATGAAGAGTTCCTTTCAAGCCATACATTACCAATGGAGCAGAAAGTTGGATGACTATTTTTATTCTATTTTCAGTAGTACAAAATGGAATTGTTCTTGCGTATAATATAGAGTATTGTTGATACTCGATATCTGATGTTGCTACCAATAGATTAGGTTCTATAAAATAATTAGGGTAATCTATTGATGTTTTCCTCTCAATCCTCTTAATTCCCTCTTCAACTACTCTCATCTTATCTATAATTAGCTCGTAGGTTCTTTCATCTATCTTCTTGTCTAGTAAATATTGTTTGACTAATGCTAATGGGTCAATATCATTCATCTTATTTCATTGATCATTTATTTAAGATTACATCATTAATATCAAAATATATACATTCGCACTTTGTGTTGAGTATGTTGGAAAGACAAGGTTTAATAGGTTCGTTACCACCAATCAACTGTTTTATAGGAATCCCATTATCCATGTCTAATGAAATTTCTAACTTGTCATCTCTTGTGTTTACTAATTTCGCAAAGTAGATATTTCTTTTAGTTTTCCGGTTCTTGACCTTAAAAGTTACTTCACCGACTAATGACTTAATGAGATATTGAAAATGATCAATATTGTTAACTTTCTCATCTAATCCAACGAGTACTGTTACCATTACTCTGTATTTTCCATAGTAATCAATCTGATCTTGTTTAATCTTCCTAAACTGCAAATCAACACCATCATCCGAAACCTTTTTTCCATCTGTTCCTTTTACTTTAGGATTAATCACTTTTACAAAAAATGGCCTGCCACTACCGAGAACCAAGCTATGTTTATCTTCGCTTCCAGTCCAAGTTATTTTCATTTCCTCTGGATGATATTCTGACATAACAGATTTTCTAATTGAATGTTCTATCGATTTCTCATTCTTATCTATCAGTTCAAAAAAAGTTTGAGAATCATTTTTCATCCAACTTTTATCCCTTTGAGGTATATTTCGGGCAAACTTTACATATCTTCCTAGAAGATAAAATTCTTTGGCCTTGCAATTTACGCTAAAGTCTAATTCATTGTTAATAACAACGTCAAATTTCAATTCTGGATTAATGTGATCAATAAAACATTTCTTATTTTTTCGTAGTTTTTCTCTAATCAATAAATTAATTTGGGTTTTTATTCCAATAGTACCCTTAATTTGGAACATAGATCGTAAATAATCTTCGTTCTCATAAAATAAGAAGGGAATCTTTGTTCCTATATCGACAGTGGGAATACATTTTTCTGATCCAAACATTTCTGAATTTAATATTCCTCTAACTATCAAAGGTAATGTTCCAAGAAAAAAGTTTCTACAAATATAACAAACTTGAATACGAGTCTTTACGATCGAGACCGAAACTGAATATTTCACCAATGATATCTTTTTCTTAGAAAAATTTCTATCATAGCAAAATTTACAGAGATGTATCTGTAATTGATTTGAATTTACCAAATTGAATATTCAGGTTCTCCAAGGTTTCTAGCCAAGACCAAATCTTCTTAGCAGTCCTTGCATCTGACGGCCCTTTGCTTGCTTCATCATGGTCTTTGAATTGTTATATTGTTTGATAAGATCCTTGACATCATGCTCCATCACTCCAGAACCTCTAGCAATTCTTTTTCGCCTAGCCTCGTTAATAATGTCTGGATTCTTCTTTTCGTCATTAGTGAAGGATTGAATTATGAATCTCCATTTCTCCATTT
This Candidatus Nitrosocosmicus oleophilus DNA region includes the following protein-coding sequences:
- a CDS encoding 30S ribosomal protein S27ae → MSKEKKGGEGVSKFYQVTDSKVERMRRECPRCGRGVFMAAHKDRLTCGKCSYTEFQKEQTKKSKQ